The following proteins are co-located in the Pseudarthrobacter siccitolerans genome:
- the fdhD gene encoding formate dehydrogenase accessory sulfurtransferase FdhD gives MGRVTQRRKVHKYVLDGSPKALEFPVRHREDVLAVEEPLEIRLGQLSFSVTMRTPGDDFDLVAGFLVSEGIIWSAEQLVSLRFCAGEDENGMQTFNVVEVQLRPDVTIPSIGRHIYTSSSCGICGTDSIESVRKSSRYNLAEDPLGIDAELLASLPGLLRKSQRVFEDTGGVHAAGLFKIGDDGGAELLCLREDVGRHNAVDKVVGWALREGLLPLRGTVLQVSGRASFELVQKAALAGIPVLAAVSAPSSLAVELAEASGMTLAGFSRGTSLNIYTGDQRIVRPAVHVPARALP, from the coding sequence GTGGGCCGCGTGACCCAGCGCCGCAAGGTGCACAAGTATGTCCTCGATGGTTCTCCGAAGGCCCTCGAATTTCCGGTGCGGCACCGCGAGGATGTCCTCGCGGTGGAGGAGCCGCTGGAGATCCGGCTGGGCCAGCTGTCCTTCTCGGTGACCATGCGCACCCCGGGTGACGACTTTGACCTGGTGGCCGGGTTCCTGGTGTCGGAGGGCATCATCTGGAGCGCCGAGCAACTCGTGTCGCTGCGTTTCTGCGCCGGCGAGGACGAGAACGGCATGCAGACCTTCAACGTGGTGGAGGTCCAGCTGCGGCCGGACGTCACCATTCCCTCCATCGGCCGCCACATCTACACATCCAGCTCCTGTGGCATTTGCGGGACGGATTCGATTGAATCCGTCCGGAAGTCCTCGCGCTACAACCTCGCCGAGGACCCCCTGGGCATCGACGCGGAACTCCTGGCATCGCTGCCGGGGCTGCTGCGGAAATCCCAGCGCGTTTTTGAGGATACCGGGGGAGTGCACGCTGCCGGGCTGTTCAAGATAGGGGACGACGGCGGCGCGGAACTTTTGTGCCTCCGTGAGGACGTGGGCCGCCACAACGCCGTGGACAAGGTAGTGGGCTGGGCCCTGCGTGAAGGACTGCTCCCGCTGCGCGGGACCGTCCTCCAGGTGTCCGGCCGGGCCTCCTTCGAGCTGGTGCAGAAAGCGGCGCTGGCAGGAATCCCGGTGCTGGCTGCCGTCAGCGCGCCCTCCAGCCTTGCCGTGGAGCTTGCGGAGGCAAGCGGCATGACACTGGCCGGATTCAGCCGGGGCACCAGCCTTAACATCTACACAGGGGACCAGCGGATCGTCAGGCCCGCTGTACACGTTCCGGCCCGCGCGCTGCCCTGA
- a CDS encoding DUF6314 family protein yields the protein MNVPPPEFGLRAYLLGPTAATGHEPAEAGLWKVQRDLLDRAAGTRGTFSGVVHFVPADDGGLALREEGTMRWPTFTGPATRDYVLKTTARPDALDFFFPDGRPFHSMSFSPEANLDQHWCDPDTYRVAYHYTDANSFSYSWDVLGPRKNLLLTSRLVRRAEREA from the coding sequence TTGAACGTTCCTCCCCCGGAGTTCGGCCTCCGCGCCTACCTGCTCGGCCCAACTGCGGCCACAGGGCACGAACCTGCCGAGGCCGGACTGTGGAAGGTCCAACGTGACCTGCTGGACCGCGCCGCTGGCACCCGCGGAACCTTCTCCGGCGTCGTACATTTTGTTCCCGCGGACGACGGCGGCCTGGCCCTCCGCGAGGAAGGCACCATGCGCTGGCCTACTTTTACCGGCCCCGCCACCCGCGACTACGTGCTGAAAACCACTGCCCGTCCCGACGCGCTGGACTTCTTCTTCCCGGACGGCCGCCCCTTCCACAGCATGAGCTTCTCTCCCGAGGCCAACCTGGACCAGCACTGGTGCGATCCCGACACCTACCGCGTGGCCTACCACTACACGGATGCCAACAGCTTCAGTTACAGCTGGGACGTCTTGGGGCCGCGGAAAAACCTGCTGCTCACGTCGCGGCTGGTCCGGCGGGCGGAACGGGAAGCATGA
- a CDS encoding molybdopterin molybdotransferase MoeA, whose product MTEEPGEERSSADPPEATHHLAHTWEEARQAAFAAATPIPAGPVPLHLALGRTLHQDIVALQDMPHYASSAMDGWAVNGTGPWILVEPGTRLAPHQASPIVTGGLIPPGGKAVLRSESALLGKDEDGLPVLTTGGSARPGEPRTGQHIRKAGEEALEGDILVKAGVLLNPAHLALAALAGYDEVPVQGKPMVRLLLTGSEVIGEGMPLPGQVRDTFGPQLPAVVNMLGGIAGEQQRIGDSYAEWLAALEDVVPEVPGAPDLPADVVITTGGTGKSGTDHLRQAVAELGGRLVIDGIAMRPGHPAVLAELPDGRFVLGLPGNPLAAMMALCTVGAPLLAALGHGALPEIQEVPSGSIIEPDPGRTRLMPFRLVYGMASPAQHTGPGMMRGLASADGVMVVPPHGVQLGELVPAFALPWGPPIPAAADPGSKAKTRNAGRPARTAAKPAATGPVDWSALLG is encoded by the coding sequence ATGACTGAAGAACCCGGGGAAGAACGGAGTTCAGCAGACCCGCCAGAGGCGACGCACCACCTCGCCCATACCTGGGAGGAAGCCCGGCAGGCTGCCTTCGCGGCAGCAACGCCGATTCCTGCCGGACCGGTTCCCCTGCATCTGGCCCTTGGCCGCACCCTGCACCAGGACATCGTGGCACTGCAGGACATGCCTCACTACGCGTCCTCGGCCATGGACGGCTGGGCGGTCAACGGTACCGGCCCGTGGATCCTCGTGGAGCCCGGCACGCGGCTGGCGCCGCACCAGGCAAGCCCCATTGTGACCGGCGGGCTCATTCCTCCCGGCGGAAAAGCCGTGCTTCGCAGCGAGAGTGCTTTGCTGGGCAAGGACGAGGACGGACTGCCGGTCCTGACTACCGGCGGAAGCGCCCGGCCGGGTGAGCCGCGCACCGGCCAGCACATCCGGAAAGCCGGTGAGGAAGCCCTGGAAGGGGACATCCTGGTGAAAGCGGGAGTGTTGCTTAACCCTGCGCATCTTGCACTGGCCGCCCTGGCCGGCTACGACGAAGTGCCCGTCCAGGGCAAACCCATGGTCCGGCTTTTGCTGACCGGTTCCGAAGTGATTGGCGAGGGTATGCCGCTTCCGGGCCAGGTACGCGACACTTTTGGTCCGCAACTGCCGGCAGTGGTGAACATGCTTGGAGGAATAGCAGGCGAACAGCAGCGGATCGGCGACTCTTACGCCGAGTGGCTTGCCGCCCTCGAAGACGTGGTGCCGGAGGTGCCGGGCGCGCCGGACCTGCCGGCCGACGTCGTCATCACCACGGGCGGGACAGGAAAGTCTGGCACCGATCATCTCCGCCAGGCCGTGGCCGAGCTGGGCGGCCGGCTGGTCATCGACGGGATAGCGATGCGGCCGGGGCACCCGGCGGTCCTCGCGGAGCTGCCGGACGGGCGGTTTGTGCTGGGACTGCCGGGGAATCCCCTCGCCGCGATGATGGCGCTGTGTACTGTGGGGGCGCCGCTGCTCGCCGCGCTGGGCCACGGCGCCCTGCCGGAGATCCAAGAGGTGCCGTCCGGAAGCATCATCGAACCCGATCCGGGGCGCACGCGCCTGATGCCGTTCCGCCTCGTGTACGGGATGGCTTCGCCGGCACAGCACACCGGTCCCGGCATGATGCGCGGGCTGGCGTCGGCCGACGGCGTTATGGTGGTGCCGCCGCATGGGGTCCAGCTCGGTGAACTGGTACCGGCTTTCGCCCTGCCCTGGGGCCCGCCCATTCCGGCAGCTGCGGATCCCGGTTCGAAAGCAAAGACCAGGAACGCGGGGCGGCCTGCCCGAACGGCCGCCAAGCCGGCAGCCACGGGCCCCGTGGACTGGAGCGCGCTCCTTGGCTGA
- a CDS encoding DUF998 domain-containing protein, which translates to MSSAPSTSSAAAVIPDTASTRQYIGAWSVLSVLQYFAAEAAVILAWAGPRPYDLRTGYISDLGALHCGVFDGRAVCSPLNWLMNASFVVQGLGMLLGALLLSSGLLRVAALAGARVQAGRPRPWVAAVCVRLLIGTAGAGTVIVGLVPEDAGSGWHYSGAVIYFITGAAALLVLGFLWLRKTAMAWFILACGVVSAAALVTGGLTGMHVPEPGTLERLMGYPVTVGMATAGLVIAQRVRRHRKQRAQLRARAAR; encoded by the coding sequence ATGAGTTCAGCGCCGTCCACATCGTCAGCCGCTGCCGTTATTCCGGACACCGCCTCCACCCGGCAGTACATCGGGGCGTGGTCGGTGCTCAGCGTGCTGCAGTATTTCGCGGCGGAAGCTGCGGTGATCCTGGCCTGGGCAGGTCCACGGCCCTACGACCTCCGCACGGGCTACATCAGTGACCTTGGTGCCTTGCACTGCGGTGTCTTTGACGGCCGTGCGGTGTGTTCGCCGTTGAACTGGCTGATGAACGCCTCCTTTGTGGTCCAGGGACTCGGGATGCTTTTGGGTGCGCTGCTGCTGAGCTCGGGGCTGCTGCGCGTGGCTGCCCTTGCCGGCGCCCGGGTGCAAGCGGGACGGCCGAGACCGTGGGTCGCTGCAGTCTGCGTGCGCCTGCTGATCGGAACGGCGGGGGCCGGCACGGTGATCGTGGGGCTGGTTCCAGAGGACGCCGGTTCCGGCTGGCACTATTCCGGCGCCGTAATTTACTTCATTACAGGAGCGGCGGCCCTGCTGGTTCTGGGGTTCCTTTGGCTCCGGAAAACAGCTATGGCGTGGTTCATCCTGGCCTGCGGTGTCGTGTCCGCTGCTGCCTTGGTGACGGGCGGGCTGACCGGCATGCACGTGCCCGAACCCGGCACCTTGGAGCGGCTCATGGGTTACCCCGTTACGGTGGGGATGGCGACCGCGGGTCTGGTCATCGCGCAGCGGGTGCGCCGGCACCGGAAGCAACGTGCCCAGCTGCGCGCCCGCGCAGCCCGCTGA
- a CDS encoding ABC-F family ATP-binding cassette domain-containing protein, which produces MTATLVAKEVSGGHDHRQLFSRLSLTVAPGDVVGVVGANGAGKSTLLRLLAGVDQPQEGTVSLAPADAFVGWLPQEHERIHGETVAGYIARRTGCAEATVEMESTAEALGSGAPGADDAYSRAFDRWMASGAADLDERIPAVLAELGLETGADAEMTGLSGGQAARVALAALLLSRFDVVLLDEPTNDLDLAGLAKLEDFVRGLRGGVVLVSHDREFLARCVTTVVELDLAQNSVAVYDGGYDAFLEERAVSRRHAREKYEEFAATKADLVSRARTQREWSSQGVRNAMKKSPDNDKIRRAASTESSEKQAQKVRQMESRIARLDVVEEPRKEWQLQFSIGQAPRSSSVVATLRDAVVSQGSFTLGPVNLQLNAGERIGITGPNGAGKSTLLRLLLGGLAPESGSAAMGASVAIGEIDQARGLLAGHLPLADAVEAVLVDLTPAEVRTLLAKFGLKADHTARTIDSLSPGERTRAALALLQARGVNLLVLDEPTNHLDLPAIEQLEEALESYDGALLLVTHDRRLLENVRLDVRWNVENGTVTEVLADSALKGNQK; this is translated from the coding sequence ATGACTGCGACCCTTGTGGCCAAGGAGGTTTCCGGCGGTCACGACCACCGGCAGCTTTTCTCCCGGCTCTCCCTGACCGTTGCCCCCGGTGACGTTGTAGGCGTTGTGGGTGCCAACGGCGCCGGAAAGTCCACCTTGCTGCGGCTCCTGGCCGGTGTCGACCAGCCGCAGGAAGGAACGGTCAGCCTTGCCCCGGCAGACGCTTTCGTGGGCTGGCTTCCCCAGGAACACGAACGGATCCATGGTGAAACCGTGGCCGGCTACATCGCCCGGCGGACAGGCTGCGCCGAGGCCACAGTCGAGATGGAATCCACCGCCGAGGCGCTTGGCTCCGGCGCGCCCGGTGCCGATGATGCCTATTCCCGGGCCTTTGACCGCTGGATGGCCTCAGGTGCCGCGGACCTCGATGAGCGCATCCCCGCTGTCCTGGCAGAGCTGGGCCTCGAAACCGGTGCTGATGCCGAAATGACCGGCTTGTCCGGCGGCCAGGCGGCGCGGGTGGCGCTAGCGGCCCTGCTGCTGAGCCGGTTCGACGTTGTCCTCCTGGACGAACCCACGAATGATCTGGACCTTGCCGGCCTGGCAAAACTGGAGGATTTTGTCCGGGGCCTGCGCGGCGGCGTAGTGCTGGTCAGCCACGACCGGGAATTCCTGGCCCGCTGCGTCACCACGGTGGTGGAGTTGGACCTGGCGCAGAATTCGGTAGCGGTTTACGACGGCGGCTACGACGCCTTCCTGGAGGAACGCGCCGTTTCACGGCGGCACGCACGCGAGAAGTATGAGGAGTTCGCCGCCACCAAAGCGGACCTGGTGTCCCGGGCGCGGACCCAGCGCGAGTGGAGTTCCCAGGGTGTGCGGAACGCCATGAAGAAGAGCCCGGACAACGACAAGATCCGCCGGGCGGCCAGCACTGAGTCTTCGGAGAAGCAGGCCCAGAAGGTGCGGCAGATGGAATCGCGGATCGCCCGGCTGGACGTGGTGGAAGAGCCGCGGAAGGAATGGCAGCTGCAGTTCTCCATTGGCCAGGCGCCCCGCTCCAGCTCGGTCGTAGCCACCCTCCGTGACGCCGTGGTGAGCCAGGGCAGTTTCACCCTGGGCCCGGTAAATCTCCAGCTCAACGCGGGGGAGCGGATCGGCATTACCGGCCCTAACGGTGCCGGCAAGTCCACCCTGCTCCGCCTGCTGCTGGGCGGCCTCGCGCCGGAGTCCGGCAGCGCAGCCATGGGCGCTTCCGTGGCGATCGGCGAGATTGACCAGGCGCGCGGGCTGCTTGCCGGCCACCTTCCCCTGGCTGACGCTGTAGAGGCTGTCCTGGTGGACCTCACTCCGGCGGAGGTCCGCACGCTGCTGGCCAAGTTCGGCCTCAAGGCGGACCACACTGCCAGGACCATTGATTCGCTGTCGCCCGGTGAGCGCACCAGGGCGGCCTTGGCCCTGCTGCAGGCGCGGGGTGTGAACCTCCTTGTCCTGGACGAGCCAACGAACCATCTCGACCTGCCCGCCATCGAGCAGCTTGAGGAGGCGCTGGAAAGCTACGACGGCGCCCTGCTGCTGGTGACGCACGACCGCAGGCTGCTGGAAAACGTGCGGCTGGATGTACGTTGGAATGTGGAGAACGGAACCGTCACTGAAGTGCTGGCCGACAGCGCCTTGAAAGGCAACCAAAAATGA
- a CDS encoding alpha-mannosidase translates to MHDDRRITEVRLERFVRERITPAVYSRSLPLALSSWDVSDEPVPALEAMRQDFQPQEHGAPWGKPWGTKWLRLQGEVPEFWGAGPDTTVEVVVDLGFTIEVPGFQCEGIAWRADGTIIKAVSPRNQYIPLKLLGGGMAVDFYVEAAANPDVAQGWTFAPTPYGDKSTAGTAPQYRLGTIAIAELNQTVWELQQDIWTLSGLMAELPWEQPRRHEILRALERMMDVMDPDDVAGTAAAGREALAEVLARPAYASAHQLVATGHAHIDSAWLWPVRETIRKCARTFSNVVALMDEYPDFVFSCSSAQQLAWIKEFYPELFGRIREKVRAGQFVPVGGMWVESDTNMPGGEAMARQFVEGKSFFLAEFGVDCQEAWLPDSFGYSAALPQIVKSAGSRWFLTQKISWNQTNRMPHHTFNWEGIDGTRLFTHFPPVDTYNSELSGRELAHAERNYRDHGRGTVSLVPFGYGDGGGGPTREMLAAAARTADLEGSPKVRIGSAASFFEQAETEYPSLPVWAGEMYLELHRGTYTSQARTKKGNRRSEHLLREAELWCATAAVRTDSFVYPAAELKRLWRLVLLHQFHDILPGSSIAWVHQDAERNYQAIGVALEALIADAAAAMLGSGERTFLLNAAPHPRAGVSAFAAGEPAAPALPARATAQDGGYVLDNGIIRAVVDAEGLITSLKDYASGREAIAPGERGNLLELHRDTPNEWDAWDIDEFYRRNVTPLTSAQCVRLAEDEGGVAVVVERLAGSSAITQRIGLAAGSPSLSITTSADWQEREKLLKLGFALDVRADRSAAETQFGHVFRATHTNTSWEAAKFEICAHRWIHVAEPGYGVAVSNSSTYGHDVTRSIREADGGTTTTVRLSLLRAPKFPDPDADRGQHELTVTIRPGAGIADAVQEGYRTNLAPRLVSGGSPVEPLFTLSNPAVVVEAVKLAEDGSGDVIARLYESLGQRSAGRLTANFPVRSVTAVDLLERAAEAVGVEAGPDGAKLLLRPFQLVTLRFERADG, encoded by the coding sequence TTGCATGACGACCGACGGATCACGGAAGTCCGCCTCGAAAGGTTCGTCCGCGAACGCATCACCCCTGCCGTCTACAGCCGGAGCCTGCCTCTGGCCTTGAGCAGCTGGGATGTTTCCGACGAGCCGGTCCCGGCCCTCGAAGCCATGCGGCAGGACTTCCAGCCGCAGGAACATGGCGCTCCGTGGGGGAAACCGTGGGGCACCAAGTGGCTGCGCCTCCAGGGCGAGGTGCCGGAATTCTGGGGTGCCGGGCCGGACACCACGGTGGAAGTGGTGGTGGACCTTGGCTTCACTATCGAGGTCCCGGGTTTCCAATGCGAAGGCATCGCCTGGCGCGCCGACGGCACCATCATCAAGGCGGTCTCTCCCCGCAACCAGTACATCCCGCTGAAGCTGCTTGGCGGCGGCATGGCCGTGGACTTTTACGTGGAGGCAGCCGCCAATCCGGACGTTGCCCAGGGCTGGACTTTTGCCCCCACGCCATACGGGGATAAGTCGACGGCGGGAACGGCGCCGCAGTACCGGTTGGGAACCATTGCCATCGCGGAGCTGAACCAGACCGTGTGGGAACTCCAGCAGGACATCTGGACGCTGTCCGGGCTGATGGCTGAGCTGCCCTGGGAACAGCCACGGCGGCACGAGATCCTGCGTGCCCTCGAGCGCATGATGGACGTGATGGACCCCGATGACGTGGCCGGCACTGCAGCAGCCGGACGTGAAGCGCTTGCCGAAGTCCTGGCAAGGCCCGCCTACGCGTCCGCGCACCAGCTGGTGGCCACCGGCCACGCCCATATTGACTCCGCCTGGTTGTGGCCGGTCCGGGAAACCATCCGTAAATGCGCCCGCACGTTCTCGAACGTCGTGGCCCTGATGGATGAATACCCGGACTTCGTCTTCTCGTGCTCCTCCGCCCAGCAGCTCGCCTGGATCAAGGAGTTCTACCCCGAACTTTTCGGCCGGATCCGGGAGAAAGTGCGGGCCGGCCAGTTCGTTCCCGTCGGCGGCATGTGGGTGGAATCCGATACGAACATGCCCGGCGGGGAGGCCATGGCCCGCCAGTTCGTTGAGGGCAAGAGCTTCTTCCTAGCCGAATTCGGGGTGGACTGCCAGGAAGCCTGGCTGCCTGACTCCTTTGGCTATTCCGCAGCCCTGCCGCAGATCGTCAAATCCGCCGGCAGCAGATGGTTCCTCACCCAAAAGATCTCCTGGAACCAGACCAACAGGATGCCGCACCACACCTTCAACTGGGAGGGCATCGACGGCACCCGGCTCTTCACCCACTTCCCGCCGGTGGACACCTACAATTCGGAGCTCAGCGGACGCGAACTGGCCCACGCCGAGCGCAACTACCGCGACCATGGCCGCGGCACAGTGTCCCTCGTGCCCTTCGGCTATGGCGACGGCGGCGGCGGACCTACCAGGGAAATGCTTGCCGCTGCTGCCAGGACGGCGGACCTGGAAGGCTCACCGAAGGTGCGGATCGGATCGGCGGCGAGCTTCTTCGAACAGGCCGAGACAGAGTATCCGTCCCTCCCGGTCTGGGCGGGCGAGATGTACCTCGAACTGCACCGCGGCACGTACACCAGCCAGGCCCGGACCAAGAAGGGCAACCGGCGCAGCGAGCATCTTCTGCGCGAGGCGGAACTGTGGTGTGCTACCGCCGCGGTACGCACGGATTCGTTCGTTTATCCGGCGGCCGAGCTCAAGCGGTTGTGGCGGCTGGTGCTGCTGCACCAGTTCCATGACATCCTCCCGGGCAGCTCCATCGCCTGGGTGCACCAGGATGCCGAACGCAATTACCAGGCCATTGGCGTTGCCCTCGAAGCGCTCATCGCCGACGCCGCTGCCGCCATGCTTGGCAGCGGTGAACGGACCTTCCTGCTCAATGCCGCCCCGCATCCGCGGGCCGGAGTATCCGCGTTCGCGGCGGGGGAGCCGGCCGCGCCGGCGCTGCCGGCACGGGCCACCGCGCAGGACGGCGGCTACGTCCTGGACAATGGCATCATTCGTGCGGTGGTGGATGCCGAGGGGCTGATCACCTCGCTCAAGGACTACGCCAGCGGCCGCGAGGCGATTGCCCCGGGGGAGCGCGGCAACCTGCTTGAGCTGCACCGTGACACGCCCAACGAGTGGGATGCCTGGGACATTGACGAGTTTTACCGGCGTAACGTCACGCCTTTGACAAGCGCTCAGTGCGTGCGGCTGGCGGAGGATGAAGGCGGCGTTGCTGTTGTGGTGGAACGGCTGGCAGGGTCCTCTGCCATCACCCAACGCATCGGCCTTGCCGCTGGAAGCCCATCGCTGTCCATCACCACGTCTGCTGACTGGCAGGAGCGGGAAAAGCTGTTGAAGCTCGGCTTTGCCCTGGATGTGCGGGCTGACCGGTCAGCCGCCGAGACCCAGTTCGGGCACGTCTTCCGCGCCACCCACACCAACACGTCCTGGGAAGCCGCCAAGTTCGAAATCTGCGCGCACCGCTGGATCCACGTGGCGGAGCCGGGCTACGGCGTAGCAGTCTCCAACTCGTCCACCTACGGGCACGATGTCACCAGGAGCATCAGGGAGGCCGACGGCGGCACCACCACCACAGTGCGCTTGTCACTGCTGCGTGCCCCGAAGTTTCCGGACCCGGACGCGGACCGCGGGCAGCACGAGCTCACCGTGACCATCCGGCCTGGCGCTGGCATCGCCGATGCCGTCCAGGAGGGGTATCGCACCAATTTGGCACCGCGCCTGGTCAGCGGAGGATCGCCGGTGGAGCCGCTGTTCACCTTATCCAACCCGGCCGTTGTTGTTGAGGCGGTGAAGCTTGCAGAGGACGGCTCCGGGGACGTGATCGCCAGGCTGTACGAATCGTTGGGCCAGCGCTCGGCCGGAAGGCTCACCGCCAATTTCCCGGTCCGGAGCGTCACTGCCGTGGACCTGCTGGAGCGGGCAGCCGAGGCGGTTGGAGTGGAGGCCGGCCCCGATGGCGCCAAACTGCTGCTCCGGCCGTTCCAGCTGGTGACCTTGCGTTTTGAGCGCGCGGACGGCTGA
- a CDS encoding ABC transporter ATP-binding protein gives MSMDRVAWSSLYNITRASNGSKPFSRELLKRVFGFARPHRGRLIAFVLLSIVMAVLAVATPVLAGQVVDAIIAKTDAGTVVWLAILIAIVAVAEAGLGLVTRWLSASIGEGVILDLRTKVFDHVQKMPIAFFTRTRTGALVSRLNNDVIGAQSAFAGTLSGVVSNAVALALTLVVMLNKSWLVTVLAMILLPIFLIPARRMGSRLAELRREAAEHNATMGTQMTERFSAPGATLVKLFGRPDEESREFAVRAGRVRDIGVRTAMLQFTFVTALTLVSALALALVYGLGGWLALGGQLAAGDVVVLALLLTRLYAPLTALSNARVEIMSALVSFERVFEILDLKPLIRQKPDAVESPRGPLSVEFDDVQFSYPSADKVSLASLEDVSTLDTRGGEEVLHGVSFRVEPGQTVALVGSSGAGKSTIAQLLARLYDVDSGAIRFGGVRPGTGVDVRDLTFDSLRETLGMVTQDGHLFHETIASNLRLAKPDATDEDMWSVIRQARLETMIRSLPDGLDTVVGERGYRLSGGERQRLTIARLLIAQPRVVILDEATAALDSTNEAAVQAALGAALEGRTAVVIAHRLSTVRAADAILVVEDGRIVERGTHTELLAAEGRYAELYRTQFAEATAVVQEAVPEF, from the coding sequence ATGAGTATGGACAGGGTTGCCTGGAGCTCCCTCTACAACATCACCCGCGCCTCCAACGGCTCCAAGCCGTTCTCCAGGGAGCTCCTCAAGCGTGTGTTTGGTTTCGCGCGGCCGCACCGCGGCCGGCTGATCGCCTTCGTGCTGCTGTCCATCGTGATGGCCGTCCTGGCTGTGGCAACACCGGTGCTCGCCGGCCAGGTGGTGGACGCGATCATCGCGAAGACGGACGCCGGAACCGTGGTCTGGCTCGCAATACTGATTGCGATCGTGGCTGTGGCCGAGGCCGGGCTGGGACTCGTGACGCGTTGGTTGTCCGCTTCCATCGGCGAGGGCGTGATCCTGGACCTGCGCACCAAGGTGTTTGACCACGTGCAGAAGATGCCTATCGCCTTCTTTACCCGGACCCGCACCGGTGCCCTGGTGAGCCGTCTTAACAATGATGTGATCGGGGCGCAGTCGGCCTTCGCCGGCACGCTTTCCGGTGTGGTCAGCAATGCGGTGGCGCTGGCCCTGACCCTTGTGGTGATGCTGAATAAATCCTGGCTGGTGACTGTGCTTGCCATGATCCTGCTCCCGATCTTCCTCATCCCCGCCCGTCGTATGGGTTCCAGGCTGGCCGAGCTGCGCCGCGAAGCCGCCGAGCACAATGCCACCATGGGCACGCAGATGACCGAGCGCTTTTCCGCCCCTGGCGCCACCTTGGTGAAGCTCTTCGGGCGGCCGGACGAGGAATCCCGCGAGTTCGCCGTCCGCGCAGGCCGCGTCCGCGACATCGGGGTCCGTACTGCCATGCTGCAGTTCACCTTCGTGACCGCCCTGACGCTGGTCTCGGCGCTCGCCCTCGCTTTGGTGTACGGGCTGGGCGGCTGGCTGGCGCTGGGAGGGCAGCTGGCCGCGGGCGACGTCGTTGTATTGGCTCTGCTGCTCACGCGCCTCTACGCTCCGCTCACCGCCCTCTCCAACGCACGGGTGGAAATCATGAGTGCCCTGGTCAGCTTCGAGCGCGTCTTCGAAATCCTGGACCTCAAGCCGCTCATCCGCCAGAAGCCGGATGCTGTGGAATCGCCGCGCGGCCCGCTCTCCGTGGAGTTTGACGACGTCCAGTTCTCCTACCCCTCTGCGGACAAGGTGTCCCTGGCCTCCCTCGAAGACGTCTCCACCCTGGACACCCGCGGCGGCGAGGAAGTCCTGCACGGGGTCAGCTTCCGGGTTGAGCCTGGGCAGACGGTGGCGCTGGTGGGCTCTTCGGGCGCCGGCAAGTCAACCATCGCCCAGCTGCTGGCCCGACTTTATGACGTCGATTCCGGCGCCATCCGTTTTGGTGGCGTGAGGCCCGGAACAGGGGTGGATGTCCGCGACCTGACCTTCGATTCCCTCCGGGAGACCCTGGGAATGGTCACCCAGGACGGCCACCTCTTCCACGAAACCATTGCCTCCAACCTCCGGCTGGCCAAGCCGGACGCCACGGACGAGGACATGTGGTCGGTCATCCGCCAGGCCCGGCTCGAAACCATGATCCGGTCCCTGCCGGACGGGCTGGACACCGTGGTGGGGGAGCGCGGCTACCGGCTCTCCGGCGGGGAACGGCAGCGGCTCACCATCGCGCGGCTACTCATCGCGCAGCCTCGCGTCGTCATCCTCGATGAGGCGACTGCCGCGCTGGATTCAACCAATGAAGCCGCCGTGCAGGCTGCCCTGGGCGCCGCGCTCGAGGGACGGACCGCCGTCGTCATTGCCCACCGGCTCTCCACCGTCCGTGCCGCCGACGCCATCCTGGTGGTGGAGGACGGCCGGATTGTGGAGCGCGGCACCCACACCGAACTGCTGGCCGCCGAAGGCCGTTATGCCGAGCTGTACCGGACGCAGTTCGCCGAAGCCACCGCAGTGGTCCAGGAAGCAGTTCCGGAGTTCTAG
- a CDS encoding NUDIX hydrolase: protein MKNRIVVSAVCVFDNAGRLLTVRKRGTSMFMHPGGKPEAGESAVQAAARELAEEVGIVLDPGELRLMGVWIADAANEAATDIEATVFMAPGTWEARPSAEIAEIRWLDLPALDGVAELPGDLAPLLTDHILPVLARQP, encoded by the coding sequence ATGAAAAACCGCATCGTGGTCTCGGCCGTCTGCGTCTTCGACAACGCCGGCCGGCTTCTGACCGTCAGGAAGCGCGGCACGTCCATGTTTATGCACCCCGGCGGGAAGCCCGAAGCAGGCGAAAGCGCCGTCCAGGCCGCTGCCCGGGAGCTGGCTGAGGAAGTAGGGATCGTCCTCGATCCAGGCGAACTGAGGCTGATGGGGGTCTGGATTGCCGACGCCGCCAACGAGGCTGCCACTGACATCGAGGCAACGGTGTTTATGGCTCCGGGCACGTGGGAGGCCCGCCCCTCCGCGGAGATTGCGGAGATCCGGTGGCTGGACCTGCCAGCCCTGGACGGGGTCGCCGAACTGCCCGGCGACCTCGCCCCGCTCCTGACGGACCATATCCTGCCCGTGCTGGCCCGCCAGCCCTGA